One genomic window of Pieris rapae chromosome 15, ilPieRapa1.1, whole genome shotgun sequence includes the following:
- the LOC110992279 gene encoding juvenile hormone acid O-methyltransferase-like: MLNVKLYNKSNGLQKTSAMMYLEEYMNIFNWKMDSTILDIGCGDGSLTSKIFKELIPTCKNMIGCDISEDMIRFANEHYASERVNFTTLNIEDKLPDELKERFHHAISFYALHWCPRQETVFQNIYDILRDDGSCFAIVVGKTSLFDAYRTLAKTDKWKSWVTDVERYISPYHDSQDSLKQMQQLLGKIGFTITKLEQKLICHEYENLEDLKGGIMSVVPFKIPDELHEEFFADLSLEMQMFDTKKYNYKTSTNNFVFIVQILVLYAEKK; encoded by the exons ATGCTTAACGTCAAATTGTACAATAAATCAAATGGTCTACAGAAGACTAGTGCAATGATGTATCTAGAAGAGTACATGAATATATTCAACTGGAAAATGGATTCAACTATCCTAGACATTGGCTGTGGCGATGGGAGTTTgacatcaaaaatatttaaagaattaattcCTACTTGCAAGAACATGATAGGCTGTGACATAAGTGAAGATATGATACGGTTCGCAAATGAACACTATGCTTCGGAACGTGTTAATTTCACTACCCTTAACATAGAGGACAAACTGCCCGATGAGCTAAAGGAACGTTTCCACCATGCCATTTCCTTTTATGCTTTACATTGGTGTCCTCGTCAAGA AACTGTGTTCCAGAACATATACGATATTCTTAGGGACGACGGAAGTTGTTTCGCGATTGTCGTAGGGAAAACATCATTATTCGACGCATACAGGACCCTTGCTAAAACAGATAAATGGAAGTCATGGGTTACTGACGTTGAAAGATATATATCTCCATACCATGACAGTCag GATTCCCTTAAACAAATGCAACAATTATTAGGCAAAATTGGATTTACCATAACAAAATTGGAACAAAAGTTAATATGTCATGAGTACGAAAATCTAGAGGatttaaaag gtGGAATAATGTCTGTGGTGCCTTTCAAGATCCCGGATGAGTTACATGAAGAGTTTTTTGCAGACTTAAGCCTGGAAATGCAGATGTTTGacactaaaaaatacaactacAAAACATCTACTAACAATTTTGTCTTTATCGTGCAAATACTCGTTTTATATGCTGAGAAAAAGTAA
- the LOC110992271 gene encoding uncharacterized protein LOC110992271, translating to MTVANVKSGIELKFVGPYDPVWKTYELCKGPKFKNASETDVDVFQQGKDYYGTFKFKFLTRSLVDEIRLWLYSVVGDTRKQLWSHKLSDPCKNFVFAELIQEQLNSAKCIVEQGPYGIRWTRYNICPGSKSKNSTNITLALEKENEDYFAKLTIDVLVKTSIDEVKVWVYKMKNENKSLLWVYKSSDACKHFIFAEIIKKQLNARNCVIEKGASNMTLNFTEITKNMIGSSFFYGNYSMKSIATSKKANFLCFIFDVEFYKKNV from the exons atgacagTAGCTAATGTCAAATCaggaattgaattaaaatttgtg GGTCCATATGATCCAGTATGGAAAACCTACGAATTGTGCAAGGGACCTAAGTTTAAAAACGCTTCTGAGACGGATGTCGACGTATTTCAACAAGGCAAAGACTATTATgggacatttaaatttaagtttttaactcGCAGTTTAGTGGATGAG ATTAGACTGTGGCTCTATTCGGTAGTCGGCGATACAAGAAAACAACTGTGGTCACACAAATTATCAGATCCCTgtaaaaattttgtgtttgCTGAACTAATACAGGAGCAGCTTAATTCGGCTAAATGCATTGTTGAACAG GGACCATATGGTATTAGATGGactagatataatatatgccCAGGATCCAAATCAAAAAATTCGACTAACATAACATTAGCATTGGAAAAGGAAAATGAAGATTATTTTGCCAAACTAACAATTGATGTCTTGGTTAAAACTTCTATCGACGAG GTAAAAGTGTGGgtttacaaaatgaaaaatgaaaacaaaagctTGCTGTGGGTATATAAGTCGAGCGATGCTTGCAAACACTTCATTTTCGCtgagataattaaaaagcaattGAATGCCAGAAATTGTGTTATTGAAAAG GGCGCAAGTAATATGACACTAAATTTCACGGAAATAACGAAAAATATGATTGGTTCGTCATTTTTTTACGGAAATTATTCTATGAAGTCCATCGCCACGTCGAAAAAAGCGAATTtcctgtgttttatttttgatgttgaattttataagaaaaatgtgtAA
- the LOC110992256 gene encoding uncharacterized protein LOC110992256 has product MKRGKTKSDVTIDKAKSDTTTVQEVYIPPLDVLSIRILGLRLPDENPKKFAIKVVFYDQLLISAIITSVGHRDHVKERTLAKGFMNYDPSDYEKMCTFADNPLTIKIQSLENIEMQMVYDNTADENGTQAEEPRVAVKPNLDIFCCNINILSVFTGKNKLYLRQRLQPMIKRRASEAKSWDNLPLVTLEISAFRNPANIRHQQLLKEANFMTFTLIGSFNMHVPYDDELVYTAATKMPIYNEQNCNLYTFNQGNRIAKRSNNLNFFSDWESLRLGDEYFTEGDEKFTASLDDFQNEEKLDLKYYVEDGSNIHKTVWKSFHKTLILKETEKWLSSHLRRYKWPLEVHMYGENNSGYSFMGFIDLFTLLYPGETKVRIAVPLHWANSELIIEKCGCEFLLPPSDKCPSSFISVQKSSKATTVSNQTSIYTSTSRTMGRPTGSDENPAFVLLEIKLEKPFKEAAIPAQITQSEINKMLSGFEAIPSKRECSSRGQTDKNWLSTVKLANTSLRRVPYFGVTDICLMNRQLAGTRTRLEILTSFWQDAAIYVNNNFVINNFFDTDEKLEEMTMMAHSCLMRMSSDYLTNKDHRQELEPTLRAARNARHLKDIKHAANLYLQTVVKAPNDPDLWRELSTCLKDIDINAANVCINKSILLNPRHPLSLLSKACMIFNEDPDEAEPFFVSLLCLHPFFKVLWVAASAYYWHRELFHISTEIINYVRRIEAEGLAEDLPYPRAWERELGDWWDQTPLLPGTSRYYDAADLLLRIRAIPLAEVCLARALTEVGESPVYQHLLALCTRLRKDVNTALCHLQYAVGKYGDVNYLRSLEGECHHRKKDFAKSKESFEKAGSCLGAYSILLSLPRRESQRIRAMLTDLIRRQPSAYAWMSLADDWMTRSSVGEGGDAGATDEQATAISCAIACASQALKLDRQAGRAWALLANTVKPSARRLHCENMAILCGYTKQPGEKKNYASESKQSLCYRVGKSLRECVCDMCENLTL; this is encoded by the exons ATGAAACGCGGAAAA ACCAAATCAGATGTCACCATCGATAAAGCGAAATCTGACACGACGACTGTCCAAGAAGTCTACATACCCCCTCTCGATGTGTTAAGTATACGCATTTTGGGACTACGCCTACCAGACGAAAATCCTAAGAAATTCGCCATCAAAGTCGTATTCTACGATCAACTATTAATTTCTGCTATCATAACATCAGTAGGTCACAGGGATCATGTTAAAGAAAGGACCCTAGCGAAGGGATTCATGAACTACGACCCTTCTGactatgaaaaaatgtgtacttTTGCTGATAATCCTTTGACAA ttaaaatccagtcattagaaaatatagaaatgcAAATGGTGTACGATAATACGGCAGATGAAAATGGCACACAAGCTGAAGAGCCCAGAGTAGCAGTGAAGCcaaatttagatattttttgctgtaatattaatatcctGTCAGTTTTTACAG gcaaaaataaactatacttAAGACAAAGGCTGCAGCCAATGATCAAGCGACGCGCGAGTGAAGCAAAGAGTTGGGACAATTTACCCTTGGTTACACTCGAAATATCTGCATTTCGTAATCCCGCTAATATAAGACACCAACAATTGTTAAAAGAGGCTAACTTCATGACATTCACTCTCATCGGAAGCTTCAATATGCACGTTCCTTATGATGATGAACTCGTGTACACAGCAGCCACAAAGATGCCAATATATAATGAACAG AATTGCAACCTCTACACATTTAATCAGGGAAACAGAATTGCCAAAAGATCAAATaacttgaattttttttctgacTGGGAAAGTTTAAGACTTGGAGACGAGTACTTCACTGAGGGAGATGAAAAATTCACAGCCTCACTTGACGATTTTCAAAATGAAGAAAAGctcgatttaaaatattacgtcGAAGACGGATCGAATATtc ATAAGACCGTTTGGAAATCCTTTCACAAAACCTTAATACTGAAGGAAACCGAGAAATGGTTGTCGAGTCATTTGAGGCGATACAAATGGCCCCTTGAAGTACACATGTATGGGGAAAATAACAGCGGATACAGCTTTATGGGATTCATTGATTTGTTCACGCTTCTATACCCTGGAg AAACAAAAGTCCGTATAGCGGTACCTCTTCATTGGGCAAACTCAGAGCTTATTATAGAGAAGTGTGGTTGCGAATTCCTTCTACCGCCAAGCGACAAGTGTCCTTCGTCCTTCATTAGCGTCCAGAAATCTAGCAA AGCAACCACTGTATCGAATCAAACAAGCATATATACTAGTACTTCAAGGACGATGGGTAGACCAACTGGTAGTGACGAAAATCCCGCTTTTGTccttttagaaattaaattggAGAAGCCCTTTAAAGAAGCCGCTATTCCAGCACAGATCACTCA atcagaaataaataaaatgcttagTGGTTTTGAGGCAATACCGAGCAAGAGGGAATGTTCTAGTAGGGGTCAAACTGATAAAAATTGGCTGTCAACTGTGAAATTGGCAAATACTTCTTTACGACGCGTACCTTACTTtg GTGTAACAGATATTTGCCTTATGAATCGACAGTTAGCTGGTACAAGAACTCGGCTAGAGATTCTAACATCGTTTTGGCAAGACGCCGCTATATATGTgaacaataattttgttattaacaatttttttgacaCCGATGAAAAGCTAGAA GAAATGACTATGATGGCCCATTCGTGTCTTATGCGTATGTCCAGCGATTATCTTACAAATAAAGACCATCGCCAAGAATTGGAACCCACCCTCAGAGCGGCCAGGAATGCTCGTCACCTCAAAGATATTAAGCATGCAGCAAACCTTTATTTGCAG ACTGTTGTGAAAGCCCCTAACGACCCAGACCTTTGGCGGGAACTGTCAACATGCCTCAAAGATATTGACATAAATGCGGCTAACGTCTGTATCAATAAGTCTATCCTTCTTAATCCTCGACATCCTTTAAG tCTATTATCCAAAGCCTGTATGATATTCAACGAAGATCCAGATGAGGCTGAACCTTTCTTTGTCTCGCTGCTCTGCCTACATCCATTTTTCAAAGTTCTATGGGTTGCTGCCAGTGCCTATTATTGGCACAGAGAACTATTTCACATATCTACAGAGATTATCAACTACGTTCGAAG aaTAGAGGCAGAAGGGCTGGCAGAAGACTTACCTTACCCGCGTGCCTGGGAAAGAGAACTGGGCGATTGGTGGGACCAAACCCCACTCCTACCGGGGACCAGTCGGTACTATGATGCTGCTGATCTTCTTTTACGTATTCGAGCAATACCC TTAGCAGAGGTATGCCTCGCACGTGCATTGACTGAAGTCGGTGAATCTCCGGTTTACCAACACTTGCTTGCTCTTTGCACGCGTCTACGCAAGGACGTCAATACCGCTCTTTGCCATTTACAATACGCGGTTGGAAAGTATGGAGAT GTAAACTATTTGCGAAGTCTCGAAGGAGAGTGTCATCACAGGAAGAAGGATTTTGCCAAATCGAAAGAGAGTTTTGAGAAAGCTGGCAGCTGTCTGGGTGCTTACAG CATTCTTCTATCGCTACCGCGTCGTGAGTCCCAACGTATAAGAGCAATGTTGACGGATCTCATACGTCGACAGCCCAGCGCGTACGCATGGATGAGTCTAGCAGACGACTGGATGACG CGTAGCAGCGTAGGCGAAGGTGGCGACGCGGGCGCAACCGACGAGCAGGCTACGGCGATCTCTTGTGCTATTGCCTGCGCGTCCCAAGCACTGAAACTGGACAGACAGGCGGGTCGTGCCTGGGCACTTCTAGCTAATACTGTTAAACCAAGCGCACGAAGGCTGCATTGCGAGAATATGGCTATATTG tGTGGATACACCAAGCAGCCGGGAGAGAAGAAAAATTACGCAAGCGAGTCAAAACAGTCACTCTGTTACCGCGTTGGGAAATCACTTCGTGAATGTGTATGCGATATGTGTGAAAATTTGACTCTGTAA